One window of the Aquila chrysaetos chrysaetos chromosome 8, bAquChr1.4, whole genome shotgun sequence genome contains the following:
- the MAS1 gene encoding proto-oncogene Mas: MDESNITFHPSEGTENISMHRNISTQERVWEILTPLWVIMIISFLGFCENGIVLWCLCFQIKRNPFTAYITHLSIADLSLLLCTFILSIEYIAGFGFAYGFYYYITTTLSIVFLLGYNTGLYLLTAISIERCLSIVYPIWYRCHRSQHQSAIVCAILWTLSFLMTVAEYLTCKDDSTKEQFDDGNHCQALLIFTWILTFMIFIPLMILSSLILVIRIHRNSLRPHSSKLYIIIVATVIVFLIFAMPMRLLYLLNYHHWSSLLSQQNHVTVVLSTVNSSINPLVYFFVGSSKKKRFKESLKVVLSRALADGLRPRSQEVGMSLDIAETIF; this comes from the coding sequence ATGGATGAGTCAAACATAACGTTTCATCCCAGCGAAGGCACAGAGAACATCTCAatgcacagaaacatttctacACAGGAAAGGGTCTGGGAGATATTGACCCCACTTTGGGTAATTATGATCATCTCCTTCCTGGGTTTTTGTGAAAATGGAATTGTCCTCTGGTGCCTCTGCTTCCAGATCAAAAGAAACCCGTTCACTGCGTACATCACACACCTGTCCATTGCTGATCTCTCCTTACTGCTTTGTACATTTATTCTGTCAATTGAGTACATTGCTGGTTTTGGATTCGCATACGGTTTTTACTATTATATAACCACCACACTATCTATTGTCTTCCTTCTTGGATATAATACTGGTCTCTATCTCCTGACAGCCATCAGTATTGAGAGGTGTCTGTCTATTGTTTACCCCATCTGGTACCGATGCCACCGGTCACAGCACCAATCGGCAATTGTGTGTGCAATTCTGTGGACTCTGTCTTTTCTGATGACAGTAGCCGAATACTTAACATGCAAAGATGATTCAACGAAGGAACAATTCGACGACGGTAACCATTGCCAAGCACTGCTTATCTTCACATGGATCCTGACTTTCATGATCTTCATTCCTCTAATGATTCTGTCCAGCCTGATCTTGGTTATCAGGATTCATCGTAACTCCCTGAGACCTCATTCGTCAAAGCTCTACATCATCATTGTGGCCACAGTCATTGTCTTCCTCATCTTTGCCATGCCTATGAGGCTGTTGTATCTTCTGAATTACCACCACTGGTCATCTTTGCTCAGCCAGCAGAACCACGTCACCGTTGTTCTCTCCACTGTTAACAGTAGCATCAACCCCCTTGTTTACTTCTTCGTAGGAAGCAGCAAGAAGAAGAGGTTCAAGGAAAGCCTCAAAGTGGTTCTTAGTAGAGCACTCGCTGATGGGTTGCGGCCGAGAAGCCAGGAAGTTGGCATGAGTTTGGATATAGCTGAAACAATTTTCTAA